One genomic region from Saprospiraceae bacterium encodes:
- a CDS encoding LamG domain-containing protein, translated as MRNLFVVLLSLLFTGLFGQQELRNQRLSQVRSIKNLVALWDFKEPQGQARKAIGRGEFALKEQNGTLPRISEGPLSGYSTQFAGQAYLSLQNAEVGELNIYGKKQGVSVVAWIKWTGEQTGFVGGMWNEYQDGGKRQYGLFVSLPHYNGKNQVCGHISQSGKPTPPFPYSIDYAASRQEVPVNQWVSISFTYDGNYIRSYLNGVLEKRAPELINHTKGFEGFPDGLVQSKNPYYFPYGIGNNRSDFTVGAVLLKSGMGNYFKGQIGGLAIYDRALKEKELKRLSL; from the coding sequence ATGAGAAATTTATTCGTTGTTCTGCTGTCTTTGCTTTTTACAGGGCTGTTTGGCCAACAAGAATTAAGAAACCAGCGACTCAGCCAAGTCAGATCGATCAAAAACTTAGTAGCTCTTTGGGATTTTAAAGAACCACAGGGTCAAGCAAGAAAAGCAATTGGTCGCGGCGAGTTTGCATTAAAAGAGCAAAATGGAACACTGCCACGCATATCCGAAGGCCCTCTCTCAGGTTACTCCACACAATTTGCCGGTCAAGCCTACCTTTCATTGCAAAATGCTGAAGTGGGCGAGCTCAATATTTATGGAAAAAAGCAAGGCGTGTCGGTGGTGGCTTGGATCAAATGGACTGGGGAACAAACAGGTTTTGTGGGAGGAATGTGGAATGAATACCAGGATGGTGGTAAACGGCAGTATGGTTTGTTTGTCTCTTTGCCTCATTATAATGGTAAAAATCAAGTCTGTGGTCACATTTCACAAAGTGGCAAACCAACGCCTCCTTTTCCTTATTCCATTGATTATGCTGCCAGCAGACAAGAGGTGCCTGTTAATCAATGGGTGTCTATTTCATTTACTTACGATGGGAATTATATTAGATCTTACTTAAATGGTGTCCTTGAAAAGCGAGCACCGGAATTGATAAACCATACCAAAGGTTTTGAAGGATTTCCGGATGGGCTGGTTCAATCCAAAAATCCTTATTATTTTCCTTATGGCATCGGAAACAATAGATCTGATTTTACAGTGGGTGCAGTTTTACTAAAAAGCGGTATGGGCAATTATTTCAAAGGACAAATTGGGGGGTTAGCAATTTATGACCGCGCTTTGAAAGAAAAAGAATTGAAACGACTATCTCTTTAG
- a CDS encoding glycoside hydrolase family 88 protein, producing the protein MLLIDNEIDVKKLSTKLPNFWNLSGQKVLTIEQHYDHSKGSPVFTEAGKYTTRGWTEWTQGFQYGAAILQFDATNDPQFLEIGRKHTVKSMATHISHIGVHDHGFNNVSTYGNLLRLMQEGRIELDSWEKEFYQLAIKVSGAVQASRWTSIKQGGYIHSFNGAHSLFVDTIRSCRALMLSHVLGHELQAENDIHINLLDRALQHIATTAKYAVYYGEGRDHYDLRGRTAHESVFNVKDGQFRCPNSQQGYTGFSTWTRGLAWAICGFAEELELLTHISDSELDAFGGRSDLESMMLNAARATCDFYIEYSPKDGIPYWDTGAPNLHLLGDYLDQNANPYNEYEPVDSSAAAIACQGLMRLGHYLKANGDAASGQKYFQAGLTVLNALLQAPYLSTDQAHQGLLLHSIYHRPNSWDYVAPGAKIPYGESSMWGDYHIREAALYVNRLADQAPYYTFFNGIKG; encoded by the coding sequence ATGCTACTGATTGATAATGAAATTGATGTAAAAAAGTTAAGTACTAAACTCCCGAATTTTTGGAATCTATCCGGTCAAAAAGTCCTAACTATTGAGCAACATTATGACCATTCGAAAGGATCTCCGGTATTTACTGAGGCGGGAAAATACACTACCAGAGGCTGGACCGAATGGACTCAGGGATTTCAATATGGTGCCGCTATCTTACAATTTGATGCCACCAATGATCCCCAGTTTTTAGAGATTGGTCGCAAACACACAGTCAAATCCATGGCTACGCATATCAGCCATATCGGGGTCCATGATCATGGGTTTAACAACGTAAGTACTTATGGCAATTTACTACGCCTGATGCAGGAAGGTCGGATCGAATTGGACTCCTGGGAAAAAGAGTTTTACCAGCTGGCTATCAAAGTGTCCGGTGCAGTCCAGGCCTCCCGATGGACATCCATCAAACAGGGCGGATATATCCATTCGTTTAATGGAGCCCATTCATTATTTGTAGATACGATCAGATCTTGCAGAGCTTTGATGCTGAGCCATGTATTAGGTCATGAACTTCAAGCTGAAAATGATATCCATATCAATTTATTAGATCGTGCCCTCCAACATATTGCAACCACTGCGAAATACGCTGTATATTATGGTGAAGGAAGAGATCATTATGATTTACGTGGTCGTACAGCGCATGAATCTGTCTTTAATGTCAAAGATGGCCAGTTTCGGTGTCCTAACTCCCAGCAAGGATATACAGGATTTTCTACCTGGACCAGAGGATTGGCCTGGGCGATTTGTGGTTTTGCAGAGGAATTAGAATTGCTAACGCATATTAGTGATTCAGAATTAGATGCCTTTGGTGGCAGATCGGACCTTGAGTCCATGATGCTGAATGCTGCACGTGCTACCTGTGACTTTTACATCGAGTACAGCCCCAAGGACGGTATACCTTATTGGGACACCGGTGCTCCCAATCTTCATCTCCTTGGTGATTATCTCGATCAAAATGCCAACCCATACAATGAATATGAACCCGTAGATAGTTCAGCTGCAGCTATTGCTTGCCAGGGACTAATGAGGCTGGGACATTATTTGAAAGCTAATGGTGATGCAGCTTCAGGTCAGAAATATTTTCAGGCAGGACTTACCGTATTGAATGCTTTGCTTCAAGCTCCCTATCTCAGTACAGATCAGGCTCACCAGGGTCTGTTATTGCACTCGATCTATCACCGACCTAATAGTTGGGATTATGTAGCACCGGGTGCCAAAATACCCTACGGAGAATCGAGCATGTGGGGTGACTACCACATCCGGGAAGCTGCTTTATATGTCAACCGACTTGCTGACCAGGCACCTTATTACACTTTTTTTAATGGCATCAAGGGATAG
- a CDS encoding helix-hairpin-helix domain-containing protein — protein MRFFDSRLILFFVALYSTAGFGQISLPLDSTGLNTDRFVEDLIQSYIESRSEDGDFDYNTFMDRLESIKKHRVNINNPDQLDDFILLRPSQIAFLKSYIQTQGALISLYELQSVPGFDLNTIRAILPFIALDAGFDTYSLPFSSMLAGSTHQVFLRFGRVLEDQAGYAPPVGNKAHYTGGPSRLYMRYRMSYENRLSVGLTAEKDPGEEFFRGSNRQGFDYYSFHASLRKPNKHIEEIILGDYNIRLGQGLIMQSGFGIGKSPWSTNIRKGERTLSAYSSVNETNFFRGLASNIKLNPSIDATLFVSRRRKDGNVLLDSIDRESAFSSFQESGYHRTLSEIADEDKIKESLVGGAFRYKGKHGHLGLNTVYVDYDKSFQKQSNLYNQFSFTGTSLFQSSVDHSFQWRNFNFFGEYAVASPGSSAFIEGLQLALDKNFDLAVLYRNLDPKFPALYSNAFTESTLATNENGLYVGAEIRPATRWKIAAYWDNWNHPWLKFGVQGPSDGNEQMMRLTYTIKRKMEAYIQYRNKSKEENVSSNDPLRSLNHNSKKSYRFNFNYQWSKSLETRNRIEASHFKTSSNTKYHGWMIYQDLLYHPIDHPVTLSTRLAYYDVENFDAGIYAYENDLLYNFYVPVYSGRGWRNYFNLRYDGIRSLTLEGRYAVTYQPDAISLGSGLDLINGHKRSEVKFQIRYTFH, from the coding sequence ATGAGATTTTTTGATTCCCGACTCATTCTTTTTTTTGTTGCACTTTATTCTACTGCAGGATTTGGACAGATCAGCTTGCCACTCGATTCTACTGGATTAAATACGGATAGGTTTGTGGAAGATCTGATACAATCTTATATTGAATCCAGGTCAGAGGATGGGGACTTTGATTACAACACTTTCATGGATCGCTTGGAGTCCATTAAAAAACATCGCGTCAATATCAACAACCCTGACCAGTTGGATGATTTTATATTGTTAAGGCCTTCTCAAATTGCCTTTCTCAAATCATACATTCAAACCCAGGGAGCATTGATCAGCTTATATGAATTACAGTCAGTTCCCGGATTTGATCTGAATACCATTCGTGCCATACTTCCGTTTATTGCATTGGACGCAGGATTTGACACTTATAGTTTACCTTTTAGCTCCATGTTGGCTGGCAGTACACACCAGGTCTTTTTGAGATTTGGACGCGTCCTGGAAGATCAGGCAGGATATGCCCCACCAGTAGGCAACAAAGCTCATTATACAGGAGGTCCCTCCAGGTTGTATATGCGCTATCGTATGTCTTATGAAAATCGGCTGAGTGTAGGACTGACTGCAGAAAAGGATCCTGGAGAAGAATTTTTTAGAGGGAGTAACAGACAAGGCTTCGACTATTATTCATTTCATGCCTCTCTCCGAAAACCAAACAAACACATTGAAGAAATCATTCTCGGTGATTATAATATCAGATTGGGCCAGGGATTGATCATGCAATCCGGATTTGGTATTGGTAAAAGTCCATGGTCCACTAATATCCGCAAAGGAGAAAGAACATTGAGTGCGTACAGTTCAGTTAATGAAACAAATTTTTTCAGAGGCCTGGCTTCGAACATAAAACTAAACCCTTCGATTGATGCTACCCTCTTTGTATCCAGGCGCAGAAAGGATGGCAATGTATTATTGGATTCGATTGACCGGGAGTCGGCATTCAGTAGTTTCCAGGAAAGTGGCTATCATCGGACCTTGAGTGAGATAGCGGATGAAGACAAAATAAAAGAAAGTTTGGTCGGTGGAGCTTTTCGTTATAAAGGCAAGCACGGACACCTTGGGTTGAATACGGTATACGTAGACTATGACAAGTCCTTTCAAAAACAATCTAATCTTTACAATCAATTTTCGTTTACAGGTACCTCGCTGTTTCAATCCAGTGTAGACCATAGCTTTCAGTGGAGAAATTTTAATTTTTTTGGAGAATATGCCGTTGCCAGTCCAGGCTCATCTGCTTTCATCGAGGGTCTCCAGCTTGCCCTGGACAAAAATTTTGACCTGGCTGTATTGTATCGAAACCTGGATCCAAAATTTCCTGCATTATATTCCAATGCTTTCACCGAAAGTACACTCGCTACTAATGAAAACGGACTGTACGTAGGCGCTGAAATCAGGCCCGCAACCCGGTGGAAAATCGCGGCTTATTGGGACAACTGGAACCATCCCTGGTTAAAATTTGGTGTACAGGGCCCTTCTGATGGCAATGAACAAATGATGCGGCTTACCTATACCATCAAACGAAAAATGGAAGCTTATATCCAATATAGAAATAAATCAAAAGAAGAAAATGTATCCAGCAACGATCCATTGCGATCTTTAAATCATAATTCAAAAAAATCGTATCGATTCAATTTTAACTACCAATGGTCAAAGTCACTGGAGACTCGAAATAGGATTGAGGCATCTCATTTCAAAACCAGCAGTAACACTAAATACCATGGCTGGATGATTTACCAGGATTTATTATATCACCCTATTGATCACCCGGTGACTTTATCCACCCGCCTGGCTTATTATGATGTAGAAAATTTTGATGCAGGCATCTATGCATATGAAAACGATTTGTTGTACAATTTTTATGTGCCGGTGTATAGTGGCAGAGGGTGGAGAAATTATTTTAATCTTAGGTATGATGGCATTAGAAGTCTGACTCTCGAAGGCCGTTATGCAGTTACATACCAACCGGATGCAATTTCGTTAGGTAGTGGATTAGATTTAATCAATGGGCACAAACGGTCTGAAGTTAAATTTCAAATCAGGTATACTTTCCATTAG
- a CDS encoding RidA family protein, whose amino-acid sequence MKKHQIQYYCLALLAIVLFACNTTKPTEMLYTVSPETKLTELGIELVKAGPPVANYVNTVRTGNLVYTSGKGPNRPDGTLVTGKLGADLTVEEGYEAARLCGIQLIASLKDELGDLSKVKRVVKVLGMVNSAPDFANQPAVINGCSDLLVKVFGDRGKHARSAVGMGALPSNIAVEIEMIVEVQD is encoded by the coding sequence ATGAAAAAACATCAAATTCAATATTACTGTCTAGCTTTGCTGGCGATAGTTCTTTTTGCTTGTAACACAACAAAACCAACAGAAATGTTATATACAGTTTCTCCTGAGACCAAACTCACAGAGCTCGGCATCGAATTAGTCAAAGCGGGACCACCTGTAGCCAATTATGTCAATACTGTACGCACCGGCAACCTTGTGTATACCTCGGGTAAAGGTCCTAATAGGCCTGACGGCACGCTCGTCACCGGGAAATTAGGAGCTGACCTCACTGTAGAGGAAGGCTATGAAGCTGCCAGGTTGTGCGGTATACAACTAATAGCTTCGCTTAAAGATGAGCTAGGTGATTTAAGTAAAGTTAAAAGAGTAGTCAAAGTACTCGGTATGGTCAACAGCGCTCCTGATTTTGCCAATCAACCTGCAGTGATCAATGGTTGTTCTGATCTTCTGGTAAAAGTATTTGGCGACAGAGGCAAACATGCACGAAGTGCAGTAGGTATGGGCGCCTTGCCAAGCAATATAGCTGTCGAGATAGAGATGATCGTTGAGGTTCAGGATTAA
- a CDS encoding Gfo/Idh/MocA family oxidoreductase: MKQHKVGIIMNGVTGRMGTNQHLMRSIAEIIKQGGVKTSQGDYIMPDPILVGRNEGKLAQLCTRAGISKYTTQLDTVLADDQYSVYFDAQITNQRVDSVRKAIKAGKHIYCEKPSATNTQEALELYTLCQQSGLKNGVVQDKLWLPGLVKLKRLIENDFFGKILSVKGEFGYWVFEGHSIPAQRPSWNYRNEDGGGIIIDMLCHWRYVLDNLFGAVQSVSCLGATHIPERIDEHGNPYACTADDAAYATFQLEHGIVAHFNSSWTTRVRRDDLLTLQVDGTKGSAVAGLRECYTQHYGNTPKPVWNPDIEQPINFYSGWSKVPDQEVYDNAFKIQWELFLKHIVLDEPFPWSLKEGAKGIQLAEKGIESWHSRRWVDIHPL, translated from the coding sequence ATGAAGCAGCATAAAGTAGGGATCATCATGAATGGCGTGACTGGTCGTATGGGCACCAATCAGCACCTGATGAGATCCATTGCAGAGATCATCAAACAAGGTGGCGTTAAAACCTCCCAGGGAGACTATATCATGCCTGATCCGATCCTGGTCGGCAGGAATGAAGGCAAACTGGCGCAGTTGTGCACACGCGCTGGCATCAGCAAGTATACAACCCAACTTGACACCGTCCTGGCTGATGATCAGTATTCAGTTTATTTCGATGCTCAAATCACCAACCAAAGAGTAGACAGTGTAAGAAAAGCCATCAAAGCCGGCAAACATATATATTGTGAAAAACCAAGTGCGACTAATACGCAGGAAGCCTTAGAATTATACACCCTTTGCCAGCAATCAGGACTCAAAAACGGCGTCGTTCAAGATAAATTATGGCTACCAGGTTTGGTCAAATTGAAGCGCCTGATTGAAAATGATTTTTTCGGTAAAATACTCTCAGTTAAAGGTGAATTTGGTTATTGGGTTTTCGAAGGGCATTCTATTCCAGCTCAAAGACCGTCCTGGAATTATAGAAACGAAGATGGTGGAGGAATCATCATCGATATGCTATGCCATTGGCGTTATGTGCTTGACAACCTGTTTGGTGCTGTACAATCAGTGTCCTGCCTGGGAGCTACTCATATCCCTGAGCGTATTGATGAGCACGGCAATCCCTATGCCTGCACCGCTGATGATGCCGCGTATGCTACTTTTCAGCTTGAGCATGGTATCGTCGCACATTTTAATTCATCATGGACTACCAGAGTCCGCAGAGATGATTTACTCACTTTACAGGTAGATGGCACAAAGGGTTCTGCCGTAGCCGGATTGAGGGAATGCTATACACAACACTATGGCAATACGCCCAAACCCGTGTGGAATCCGGATATTGAACAACCTATTAATTTTTATTCAGGCTGGAGCAAAGTACCTGATCAGGAAGTATATGACAATGCTTTTAAAATACAATGGGAATTATTTTTAAAACACATCGTGCTCGACGAACCTTTTCCATGGAGTTTAAAAGAAGGCGCCAAAGGGATCCAGCTGGCAGAAAAAGGTATCGAAAGTTGGCACTCCAGGCGCTGGGTAGACATCCACCCATTATAA
- a CDS encoding sugar phosphate isomerase/epimerase, with protein MRNGIFSKLCIHTITTKPWSIEEAITNYAAASIAGISVWRNTLEGRNIKAIGDQIRSHGLEVTSLARGGFFPSTDPAKRLLAIEDNLRAIDEAYALGAPIIVLVCGADPTQSLATSRLQIQDGLHQVLPHAQAAGVKLAIEPLHPMYAGDRSAINTLAQATDMSISLQSEWVGVALDVYHVWWDPHLESEIARCGASGKLLAFHICDWKVNTTDLLNDRGLMGEGCIPVHQIRTWVNQTGFTGLEEVEIFSNHYWSMDQSEYLQKIKIAYQNSFQQNKSDI; from the coding sequence ATGAGAAATGGTATTTTTTCAAAACTTTGCATTCACACCATTACTACCAAACCATGGTCGATCGAAGAAGCCATCACTAACTATGCAGCCGCCTCCATAGCAGGCATATCTGTTTGGCGGAATACCTTAGAAGGCAGAAATATCAAAGCTATTGGTGACCAAATCAGATCTCATGGACTTGAGGTCACCTCGCTGGCCAGAGGAGGATTTTTTCCATCCACTGATCCTGCCAAACGACTGCTGGCTATCGAAGATAATTTAAGAGCAATTGACGAGGCATATGCACTTGGTGCACCAATAATTGTACTGGTATGTGGGGCTGATCCTACCCAATCATTAGCCACTTCAAGGCTACAGATCCAGGATGGACTCCATCAGGTTCTACCCCATGCTCAAGCTGCCGGGGTAAAACTAGCCATAGAGCCTCTTCACCCGATGTATGCAGGTGATCGGTCAGCGATCAACACCCTGGCTCAGGCTACAGATATGTCGATTAGCTTACAATCTGAGTGGGTCGGCGTCGCTTTGGATGTGTACCATGTCTGGTGGGATCCTCATCTTGAATCTGAAATTGCCCGATGTGGAGCCTCCGGAAAATTATTAGCTTTTCACATCTGCGATTGGAAAGTAAACACCACCGATCTGCTCAATGATCGTGGATTGATGGGGGAAGGTTGTATCCCTGTACATCAAATCAGAACCTGGGTCAATCAAACCGGTTTTACAGGTTTAGAAGAGGTTGAAATATTCTCTAATCATTATTGGAGTATGGACCAATCAGAGTATCTTCAAAAAATAAAAATAGCATACCAAAATTCATTTCAACAAAACAAATCCGATATATGA